A portion of the Manihot esculenta cultivar AM560-2 chromosome 2, M.esculenta_v8, whole genome shotgun sequence genome contains these proteins:
- the LOC122722281 gene encoding protein argonaute 1-like — protein MVNGGTVNNWICVNFSLNVQDSVARGFCYELAQMCHISGMAFNPEPVLPPISGRPEQVEEVLKTRYHDAMTKLQPQGNELDLLIVILPDNNGSLYGDLKRICETDLGLVSQCCLTKHVFRMSKQYLANVALKINVKVGGRNTVLVDAISRRIPLVSDRPTYFWC, from the exons atggttAATGGAGGAACAGTGAACAATTGGATATGCGTAAATTTTTCTCTGAATGTTCAAGACAGTGTAGCCCGTGGATTTTGTTATGAACTTGCGCAAATGTGTCACATATCAGGCATG GCTTTTAATCCTGAGCCGGTACTTCCTCCAATCAGTGGTCGTCCAGAGCAGGTAGAGGAGGTCTTGAAAACTCGTTATCATGATGCCATGACAAAGCTTCAGCCCCAGGGCAACGAACTTGACCTTCTTATTGTAATTCTCCCTGATAATAATGGTTCCCTTTATG GTGATTTGAAACGGATATGtgagacagatcttggccttgtTTCTCAGTGTTGTTTAACAAAGCATGTATTCAGAATGAGTAAGCAGTATTTGGCCAATGTGGCTTTGAAGATAAATGTGAAGGTTGGAGGAAGAAATACTGTACTTGTTGATGCAATATCAAGGCGCATTCCTTTAGTCAGCGACCGGCCCACTTATTTTTGGTGCTGA